The Streptomyces rubrogriseus genomic sequence ACACCCTCGCCCGCGCGGTCGGCGTCGTCTCGCAGGAGACGTACCTCTTCCACGCCTCCGTCGCCGAGAACCTGCGCTTCGCCAAGCCGGACGCCACGGACGCCGAGCTGGAGGCGGCGGCGAGGGCGGCCCAGATCCACGATCACATCGCCGCCCTGCCCGACGGCTACGACACCGTGGTCGGGGAGCGCGGCCACCGCTTCTCCGGCGGCGAGAAGCAGCGTCTGGCCATCGCCCGCACCATCCTGCGCGACCCGCCCGTCCTCGTCCTGGACGAGGCGACCAGCGCCCTGGACACCCGTACCGAGGCCGCCGTGCAGGGCGCCATCGACGCCCTGTCCGCCAACCGCACCACGATCACCATCGCCCACCGCCTGTCCACCGTCCGTGACGCCGACCGGATCGTGGTCCTCGACTCCGGACGCCTGGCCGAACAGGGCACGCACGAGGCACTGCTGGCGCAGGACGGGAGGTATGCCGCGCTGGTCCGCCGGGACGCCCGACTGGAGCCGACAAGATGAAGATATGCCGGGTTTGTGTGCATACGGCGGTTACCGTGCCCGCATGCAGATGAACACTCCGTCACGGAGCGCGAGAAGCACCAGGAGTGCCAGGAGCGCCAGGAGCACCAGAGGCCCGAGAAGGAGCCTCAGGAGCCCCACAGGCCTCAGAGTCCCTGGAAGTCCCAGAAGTCCCAGAAGCCCCAGGAGAGCGGTCCGGCTGACCCGTCGGGGCCGTATCGCCCTGATCGCGGCCGGCGCCGTCGTGGCCGGTGCCGCCGTGGCGGTGCCGCTGCTGACGACGGACGACGAGGGCGAGTCCCGTCCCGCGTCCCTGGTGATCCCGGAGGGCTGGCGCGCGACCCAGGTCTACGGAGCCGTCGACAAAGCCCTCGCGCTGCCCGCGGGCACCACCAAGAAGTCCCTGGCCAAGGCCAACCTCAAACTGCCCAACGACGCCGAGGGCAACCCCGAGGGCTACCTCTTCCCGGCGACCTATCCGCTCGGCGCGGAACCGACCCCGGAGAAGCTGCTGACGGCCATGGTCGACACGGCGAACAAGAAGTTCACCGGCGCGCCGGTCGCCGCGGGCGCCCAGCGCAACGCGCTGAACGTCTATCAGGCGGTCACCATCGCCAGCATCGTGCAGGCGGAGGCCGCGGCCAACGAGGACATGGGCAAGGTGGCCCGGGTGATCTTCAACCGGCTGGAACGCGGCATGCCACTGCAGATGGACTCCACCATCAACTACGCGCTGGGCCGTAGCACCTTGAAGACCACCACCAAGGACACGAAGATCGACAGTCCCTACAACTCGTACCAGCGCATGGGGCTGCCGCCCACCCCCATCGCCAATCCGGGCGACGAGGCGATGACCGCCGCGATCAACCCGACCCCCGGTGACTGGCTGTACTTCGTCACGGTCAAGCCGGGCGACACGCGCTTCACCGCCGACTACGCCGAACACCGCCGCAACGTGGACGAGTTCAACCGCCTCCAGCAGAGCGCCTCGAAGCAGGCCGGGGGCGAGGCCGAAAAGTGACCGGTCGGGGCGTCACGCGGCGACCGGCTCCTCCTCGGCCAGCAGCCGCCTGATGTCCCGAACGGCCGCGCGTCCCGCCCGGTTGGCGCCGATGGTGCTGGCGGAGGGCCCGTAGCCGACGAGATGGATCCGCGGGTCGGCGACCGCGCGCGTCCCCTCGACCCGGATCCCGCCTCCGGCCTCCCGCAGCCGCAGCGGCCTCAGATGGTCGACGGCGGCCCGGAACCCGGTCGCCCACAGGATGACGTCCGCGGCCACCCGCCGCCCGCCGTCCCACTCCACCCCCTCGGGCGTGATCCGGTCGAACATGGGCTGCCGGTCCAGTACGCCCGACTCCAGCCCGGCCCGGACCGCGTCGTTCAGCGGCAGCCCCGTCACCGACACCACACTCTTCGGCGGCAGCCCCTGCCGCACCCGTTCCTCCACGAGCGCCACCGCGGCCCGGCCCGCCTCCTCGTCGAAAGGGCCCTCGCGAAAGACCGGGGGCCTCCTGGTCACCCACGTGGTGGCCGCGGCGTACGGTGCGATCTCCAGCAGGTGCTGCGTCCCCGAGGCGCCGCCGCCGACCACGATCACGCGCAGGCCGGTGAACTCCTCGGGCCCGGCGTACTGCGCGGTGTGCAGCTGCCGTCCGCGGAAGGTCTCCTGCCCCGGGTAGCGCGGCCAGAAGGGTCGGTCCCAGGTGCCGGTCGCGTTGATCAGCGCGCGCGTCGACCAGGACCCGGCCGACGTCTCGACGAGCAGCCGCCCGTCCGCCCCCTCGCGTACGCCCTGGACGTCCACTGGCCGCCGTACCCGCAGGTCGAAGGTCCGCTCGTACTCCGCGAAGTACCCGCTCACCACCTCGGCGGACGGCCGCGCCGGATCCGCCCCGGTCAGCTCCATGCCCGGTAGGGCGTGCATGCCGTGCACCTTGCCGTACGTCAGCGACGGCCAGCGGAACTGCCAGGCGCCGCCGGGACCGGGGGAGTGGTCGAGCACCACGAAGTCGCGCTCCGGCTCGAAGCCCGTGCGTCGCAGGTGATAGGCGGCGGCGAGTCCGGCCTGACCGGCCCCGATGACGACGACCTCGACCTCGCGTGTGTTGTTCACGCTTCTACCAACGGCGCCGCAGGCCCCGATCTTCCCCCGGTGTCAGGATGGGGTCATGCCAGATGCCTTCACCACCCGAGTCCTCAGCCTCGCCACCGGCTCGGCCGAGCGGGTCGCCGACATCACCGGTGACTGCGAGTCCTTCCTGCGCGACGTGGCGTCCGGCCGCGACGGCCTCCTCAACGTCTTCGTCCCGCACGCCACCGCCGGGATCGCGATCATCGAGACGGGCGCCGGCAGCGACGACGACCTGCTGTCCGCCCTGCAC encodes the following:
- a CDS encoding NAD(P)-binding domain-containing protein codes for the protein MNNTREVEVVVIGAGQAGLAAAYHLRRTGFEPERDFVVLDHSPGPGGAWQFRWPSLTYGKVHGMHALPGMELTGADPARPSAEVVSGYFAEYERTFDLRVRRPVDVQGVREGADGRLLVETSAGSWSTRALINATGTWDRPFWPRYPGQETFRGRQLHTAQYAGPEEFTGLRVIVVGGGASGTQHLLEIAPYAAATTWVTRRPPVFREGPFDEEAGRAAVALVEERVRQGLPPKSVVSVTGLPLNDAVRAGLESGVLDRQPMFDRITPEGVEWDGGRRVAADVILWATGFRAAVDHLRPLRLREAGGGIRVEGTRAVADPRIHLVGYGPSASTIGANRAGRAAVRDIRRLLAEEEPVAA
- a CDS encoding secondary thiamine-phosphate synthase enzyme YjbQ; protein product: MPDAFTTRVLSLATGSAERVADITGDCESFLRDVASGRDGLLNVFVPHATAGIAIIETGAGSDDDLLSALHTLLPADDRWQHRHGSPGHGRDHVLPAFVPPHATLPVIAGRLELGTWQSVCLVDTNRDNPDRRVRLSFLG
- the mltG gene encoding endolytic transglycosylase MltG; the protein is MAVPLLTTDDEGESRPASLVIPEGWRATQVYGAVDKALALPAGTTKKSLAKANLKLPNDAEGNPEGYLFPATYPLGAEPTPEKLLTAMVDTANKKFTGAPVAAGAQRNALNVYQAVTIASIVQAEAAANEDMGKVARVIFNRLERGMPLQMDSTINYALGRSTLKTTTKDTKIDSPYNSYQRMGLPPTPIANPGDEAMTAAINPTPGDWLYFVTVKPGDTRFTADYAEHRRNVDEFNRLQQSASKQAGGEAEK